A region of Lepeophtheirus salmonis chromosome 13, UVic_Lsal_1.4, whole genome shotgun sequence DNA encodes the following proteins:
- the LOC121127447 gene encoding uncharacterized protein, translating to MVIDESVIRMSKEEEEDEEELIQKEALYAEDIVEGFSFLSFDSYDDLQKVAKWSGLHNGKLPDPYSVLTFEKEENKSKKKKKKREQNLTSNAKELDKLVESNGDKGSTGSNSEKGYICDSDSDDEKGSENGVDDLFNSRKSSSGSSTPCQQNGVTNVSTPTSACSSIISCSNSNVPQVSTSTSSTTASAPPTAIVTPSVIVSTVPSTSNTTVTPSATVTSKSFFRPYSISPPPNSNTKKQCKEEEEDSPLVVHHHPAYRPSFSGGYSPYHPPVSTGTQNNKRPYDYSQFIPPQSSYYPHHHSPSTHHPPPQHYPSHNYNLPLRDNSSLREDYSPDAKRLAYSGVGSNFGPQGYSNKSVHPHYPSNFPKHPYSSGHKGPVPSSVPSSTSISIHSASSLRENSSRNSSTRPSVRSGVTPSPSMATTALTPGITSGMPSSASASSINSRNVIRHELDSRYFPGSSPYLMHPRSDILLPGGPSRPVGPSYLSNSMLKDVPKVGVSEDPFNYQRTSSSSSSIGKPPSYSAPLRPSLSSSSAPTTTSFTTPSVQGSVAPKKSGKWNAMHVRIAWEIYNHQQKQKPDHKNSQPNSTPTAVTTTTPSLSSKIEASKPKAPHHYYLPSETAKIDSHSRSDMLHQNKTYPGSVDSSRMPNPGHLFNPFNLRPPLGVPPNIYGSSTLDVLNPYARFGAPVSSPGVSPSTPSPFGGLGSVRSDPFGLRPGMWPLKSESSLLSVHERKRREEQFRKEREIHREHRNYVRERERNGNNRDNSRSPIRSSSLSGSPSGRSNASPLVPTKKEDRPGSVLDMSRPGSSSSVKQAQDDCIVVVPPPIVSSEGRLNATTPNGRTSVNSNTSRTTPTNRPPSATRSPQVLQQRPESSSHNSRAASSTANPYGMFGQSVSSTSNNPSMNSPHMGIYGLPPFGLDPFRDPYKSLMSGAPPYPPKDHLREARERELLRQNPLGSMIVNEQDRVRMVALSGGYPPHTVAGPSGGYLGHPPMLNQSYGSALKSTPVAPPTPHLGMYPGFPGHHGLPPSLNGHGPPGSSAPYK from the exons ATGGTGATTGATGAAAGTGTGATCCGGATGAGtaaagaagaggaagaagacgAGGAGGAATTAATCCAAAAGGAGGCTCTCTATGCGGAGGACATCGTTGAAGGATTCTCTTTCCTCTCCTTCGACTCCTATGACGATCTTCAG AAAGTTGCCAAATGGTCTGGACTACACAATGGCAAGCTTCCAGACCCTTATTCAGTCCTTAcgtttgaaaaagaagaaaataaatccaagaagaagaaaaagaaaagggagCAAAATCTTACTTCCAATGCAAAGGAATTAGATAAATTGGTTGAATCTAACGGTGATAAG GGTTCAACAGGATCTAACTCTGAAAAAGGATACATC tgtgATAGCGACAGTGATGATGAAAAG ggTTCTGAAAATGGTGTCGATGATTTGTTCAATTCGAGGAAAT CAAGCAGTGGTAGTAGTACTCCTTGTCAACAAAATGGTGTGACGAATGTGTCCACTCCTACATCTGCTTGTAGTAGCATCATTTCTTGTAGTAATAGTAATGTACCACAAGTATCTACTTCTACGTCAAGTACAACAGCTAGTGCACCTCCAACAGCAATTGTTACTCCTAGTGTTATCGTTTCGACGGTCCCTTCTACCTCGAATACAACTGTAACCCCCTCTGCAACAGTCACTTCTAAGTCATTTTTTAGGCCTTATTCAATAAGTCCTCCACCTAATAGTAATACAAAGAAGCAATGtaaagaagaagaggaagataGTCCCCTTGTTGTTCACCACCATCCAGCTTACAGACCTTCGTTCAGTGGTGGATATTCTCCTTACCACCCTCCCGTCTCCACAGGGACTCAGAACAATAAACGACCTTACGACTACTCTCAATTTATTCCACCTCAATCATCCTACTATCCCCATCATCATTCTCCTTCTACCCACCACCCTCCACCACAGCATTACCCTTCTCATAATTATAATCTACCTTTGCGGGACAACTCTTCATTGAGGGAAGACTATTCTCCGGAT GCAAAGCGATTAGCGTACAGTGGCGTTGGATCAAATTTTGGACCTCAGGGATATTCGAATAAGAGTGTTCATCCACATTACCCTTCCAATTTTCCGAAACATCCGTACTCTTCAGGGCATAAGGGGCCGGTTCCCAG ttcTGTTCCATCCTCTACAAGTATCAGTATTCATTCCGCTTCCTCATTAAGGGAAAATTCCTCTCGGAACAG TTCAACTCGTCCTAGTGTGCGTTCTGGTGTAACACCTTCTCCATCGATGGCAACTACTGCACTTACTCCAGGTATTACATCTGGAATGCCGTCATCGGCTTCTGCCTCTAGCATCAATTCAAGAAATGTAATTCGTCATGAGTTGGATTCTCGTTATTTTCCTGGATCTAGTCCATACCTTATGCATCCAAGGTCAGATATTCTTTTACCAGGCGGACCCTCTCGTCCAGTTGGACCTTCATATCTATCTAATtctatg cttAAAGACGTGCCAAAAGTGGGTGTTTCAGAAGATCCTTTTAATTATCAGAGAACATCTTCAAGTTCTAGTAGTATTGGAAAACCTCCATCCTATAGTGCTCCATTGAGGCCTTCCTTGTCTTCATCTTCGGCTCCAACTACTACATCTTTTACTACTCCATCTGTTCAGGGCTCTGTTGCACcaaag AAATCGGGTAAGTGGAACGCAATGCATGTGAGAATTGCGTGGGAAATATATAATcatcaacaaaaacaaaaacctgATCATAAAAATTCTCAACCCAACTCCACACCTACAGCTGTTACGACCACAACCCCTAGtctttcttctaaaattgaagCTTCAAAGCCTAAAGCTCCACATCATTATTATCTGCCTTCGGAAACGGCCAAAATTGACTCTCATTCTCGATCTGATATGcttcatcaaaataaaacctATCCAGGTTCTGTTGATTCTTCACGTATGCCCAATCCTGGACATCTATTTAATCCGTTTAACTTAAGACCACCCCTTGGCGTTCCTCCCAATATTTATGGTTCTTCGACCcttg atgTATTAAATCCTTACGCGAGATTTGGAGCACCTGTATCTTCTCCAGGTGTTTCACCATCTACCCCAAGTCCATTTGGAGGCTTGGGATCAGTCCGTTCTGATCCTTTCGGACTTCGACCTGGTATGTGGCCTTTGAAGTCAGAATCTTCATTGCTCTCTGTACACGAAAGAAAACGCCGTGAAGAGCAATTTCGTAAAGAAAGAGAAATACATCGGGAACATAGGAATTATGTCCGAGAACGCGAAAGGAATGGCAATAATCGAGATAATTCGAGGTCTCCCATTCGTTCGTCGTCACTATCAGGTTCACCGTCAGGTCGATCAAATGCTTCACCTTTAGTTCCAactaaaaaagaagatagaCCTGGTAGTGTATTAGATATGTCACGACCAGGTTCTTCCAGTAGTGTCAAACAAGCTCAGGACGATTGTATCGTTGTTGTCCCTCCTCCCATTGTGTCAAGTGAAGGACGATTAAATGCCACCACACCTAATGGGCGGACAAGTGTAAATTCGAATACAAGTCGAACTACACCTACCAACAGACCTCCGTCCGCTACCCGTTCTCCACAAGTGCTACAACAGCGCCCTGAATCCTCATCGCACAATTCTAGGGCTGCTTCATCAACGGCTAATCCTTATGGAATGTTTGGTCAGTCTGTTTCGTCTACATCAAATAATCCGTCTATGAACTCTCCTCATATGGGTATATACGGACTTCCACCTTTCGGACTTGATCCATTTAGAGATCCTTACAAGTCTCTTATGAGTGGAGCTCCTCCTTATCCTCCCAAGGATCATTTACGTGAGGCGAGAGAAAGAGAATTACTTCGACAAAATCCATTAGGTTCTATGATAGTAAATGAACAAGATAGAGTTCGCATGGTGGCATTGAGTGGAGGTTATCCTCCACATACAGTTGCGGGTCCTAGTGGAGGCTATTTAGGGCATCCACCAATGTTGAATCAAAGTTATGGCTCTGCTCTAAAGAGTACGCCTGTTGCACCTCCTACTCCTCACTTGGGAATGTATCCAGGATTTCCTGGGCATCATGGATTACCTCCGTCATTAAACGGACATGGACCACCAGGTTCTTCTGCtccttataaatga